A region of the Vanrija pseudolonga chromosome 2, complete sequence genome:
CCGCAAACGCCGCATTCTTGAGCTCTTCGATGGCTCGAGcttgcgtgcgtgcgaggTACATTGTCTCGCCGATTCGGTTGATTTCTTCAACCACAGTGTCCGCTTCTAGTCCGACGCTACGCGCGCCTTCGTGGTCCCCGGCGAGGCTGAGCCGGTGGACCTCTTTGATGAGAACCTTGGAGATCATGCTCCAGACGAGCACGACAAAGGCGTCAACGTCCGTAAATGGAAGTTTTGGGAGAGTTCTGAAGAGCTGCACGCTcttgcgcgccgctcgtAGAGCCTCGGTGTTTTCCACGCCCAACGAGTTGATGTCGTGCAGAACCATGTGGACTGCAGTGATCAAGTGGTGGAGCATGACAATGTTCGAAGGTATGTTTGGTTGCTCCATGCCGTCCTGCTCGGCGTGAAGCTTGCGGTAGACGGGGAAgacaccctcctcgccaatctggccgacgagctgctcaaccGCCAGCAAGCACTCGCGGTAGTGGCGCGGGTTGCGGTACTTTGGCTGGTTGAGATACTCGGGCGGCTGGGACTGGCCGGGGTCGCGATGTACCGTGAGCGAGTACTGGTTCCAGGCGAGGGCGTAGGGCGAGTCCTCTTCCGGCTCGAGGAACACAAGCTTGGCAGAGCgctcgaggatggcgacgcATTTGACCCATTTGGTGCTGCTTGGTTAGCCAGAGGCCGCGGGGCGCAAGAAGCGAGGTGGTTGGAGAGGTGGATCACGGCTTCCTCCTTGCTTCCGCAGCGAGATAATGCGTGACCCTCGTGGCAATGTGCCCACAAGCACAGAGCAAACTCGCGCGCAACAGGAACTGCGACCTGCGAACCTCCCAAGAACCTTGCGCAACAACTCACTAATGCGTGTCGTTCTCGGCGCCAGAAGCAGTGCCCTTGTAGAGGTCACGTACAGTGACATCGTCACGTTCCGTCACCATCCCAGAGGCGATGTCTGCCAGATGCCTGCCAAACGGAGTCGTgatgtcctcgtcgcggatGCCGGCAGAGTAGCCAGTGGCCAGGGCACCACAGCGGTCAATGGCAAACACAGCCCAGCTGGTAAACAGTCAGCACCGCCCCAGTGTTTGTGATCGTGGCGCCACATTCGACTCACAAAGCGTGGATccgctcgccaagctcgacagCGTCATCCGGCGGTGGCAACAGGAAGAATCGGTTCCGGAGGAAGGGGTTCTTGGGTTGCTCCGGCCGATGTACGCACGAAGGGATGCGGTGCAGCCCACACGAAAGGACGAGGCGGGTGGCCAAACCCGCGAGGCACCATCCTTCATGATGCCGTCCGGACGAGTGAGAGtacgccgccagcagcatcGCCGCCCTGACCGAGTCAATGAGGCGGTCAACACTCGACGTGGACGAGTCGAGGGCTTTGCACGCTTGCTCGAAGAAGTACTTCTCCATGTTGACCATCTGCGGGCTGTTGGAGATGCGCGTGGCCCATAGGTACATGGCGTTGAGGAGGGCCAAGTTTGGTCGTCTGCGGTCCGAGAAGGTCATGCGGTACCTGAAGCGCGGGATGCTCATCTCGAAGAACAGAgtggcgtgctcgaggaagCAGTCGAGAAGCACCGTCCGCGTCACATCTTGTAGACCGTCATATTCCGTTCGTAGCCGTGACACGCTTCCGGGCGTTACTGGCATGTCCTTGGACGAGTGACCCGAAGATTGCTTTCGACGCTTgatggcctcctcctcgctgatGGCGCTGGCGTTGGGACTGAATAGGAACTCGCCTAGGCGTTCCGTCAGGCCCTCGACCGATTGAATATCCGAGACATAGTGCAGGCTGGCGTTATGACGATACAGGCTCGAAACCTTTGAGCCAgtggtgccgccgccatgaGTCGAGGAGTCTGTTGACTGGCTAGTGATGGCCTGCTCGGGCGTGGACGTGTCGGAAGGAAGCTGCGAGAGGCTCGCCGAGTTTGGgagctgttgctgctgctgctgggcagACAAGCTTCCCTGCGCCATGTCAAAGGGCTCGGAAGTGAGGACACCCTGGTGGAAGTGAGGGCTTGCGTCGAAAGGCTGCGTCTGGACGATGCCTTCGCCACCTAGCCAACCCTGGGCACCAGTAAAAGAGGCGCCAGTGGTCCCGAACGGCATCATTCCCGGCGTGGACATCATGGGCACGTATTGTGACTGCTGTTGGAACATGGAGGGCTGGAACCCGGCGCCGGCCATTCCCGCGATTCCCAAGCCGTCATTTTGGGTGGCTGTAGGCATGAGATAGTTGTACTGCTGAGGCACGGCCTGGGCGTTGTACACTCCGGATTGAGACGGTAGGCCCGATGGCCCGTGTTGCTGGATGGGCAAGACCTGGGAGGGCATGAGGACGTCAGGTCCTGGTATCGAGTAACGAGGTACAGAGGACGAGCCTGCGGATTAGCGTCAGCATGCTGTTGCGTCAGGAtcaacgcgctcgctcacttTGCTGCGAGTTTTGGCGGGAATTTGGCTTGGGCTCCTTGACTGGCGGCCCGTACTCGCACACCTTTGTGTACTTGATACAGTTGGAGCATGTTGGTCGGTCGCCAGAGCAGCGCTTTGGTCGAGTCAGCgaaaggggggggggggcggaCGGAGGGGCAAAAACCTCACCAgcttgcggcggcgacagaACGTGCATGCCCTGGAGGAGACAGTGAGCGCCGAACGAGCGGTCGTACGAGAGCGGCGGCCGACTTACATGCCTCTCTTGAGACCATAGTGAGGAAAGTGCGACACATCGACCTTCTTGGGAGCAGTGGTCGGTACTGGGAGCGGGTCATCAGCCACGGTTGACTAGCTGCATGTTTTAGTGACTCACGATCCTTGTCCGATGGCTGCCTGATGGGATCtggccttgaccttgccTCGGCGCTGCTTTGGGTGTCAGTGTCATatggcttggcggcggcaagggttGGGGATCAAGCTCACTCGgaggtggccgagctcgaagaGTCTGTTTGGGTGTCAGTTCCAACACGTTGGGTTTTGGTGACCGGGGTGAGGCCTTTTCAACTGACCGTGCATAGAGTCGGCCATTGCGGAATTTGCAGTGGGTGGAGTAGGAGGTTGGCCGTTCATGAGGACTAGGAGCTCTGGAGAAGCAAGAAGAGTATCGGCGACGGTCCCCGGTTGGGATGAAGCGACGGCCAGACAaggtggcgagggcgcgtGCCCTGTCGGTGGTGGGTCGTGCGATGGATGTTGCAGTGACGATTCTAGTGAgcgtggtggaggttgttgtggtggtggtagcagtggtggtggtaggggcaggggcaggggtaGCCCTAGGGGCTGCTGATgctggggtggtgtgggtgggagTGGGGTGGACAATGGCAAGTGATTGTTGTGTTGTATCCACGAGAGGTGATGATCCCCTCCTATGCTGGTCAAGTCGGCACCGTCCGAGGTGCCGAGGGGATCAGGATTCCTCATGGAAGAGATGGGAGAGGCCGGGTGGGGGGGCCGCAGGCGAGTGTGATATAAGAGGTGGTGGTAAATGTCGGAAGATGGAGTCGGGGAGAGGCCAGGGGGAcagaggcggaggaggcgagcgagggcaaggaggcgccagccagccagccagccagcagccagccagcagccagccagcggccatGGTCGGTCGGCAGAGACGTCGGCACCATGTCGGAGCTTTAGACGCCAGTGAGCCAGACTAGCCAGGCCATGTGTCCGGGTGTTGGCTACGTACTTGCGTGCTACGCGTCTGGGCAGCTCGTGTGGGCTGGCTGTTGCGCTGTTGCTGGCttggctcgcgccgctgcgctgcacctcgacctccatcGGTCGGCTTATTCCCTCGTTCCTCCCTGTCGAGTGCCAGACCCACTCTTGTGTCGGGTTGCCTGCGTTGCAAGCCGAACCCAACCAACCCCCCTTCGCGTCCGTCTGCCTGCCGAGACTTCACACTCTTCTCGCCTTTACGGCATGCACCTACAACCGCCCCCAAACGACGCACTCGTACGGAAAAGGGACGCACTTGCACAACCAGGTACTGACCCACATACTCTTTGACTCTCTGGCTGCTTGGCTGAAACCTACAGATTGCAGAGTGACGCCAGTTGGGGTCAGGTCGAGCACGTACGCCAGTTTTACGTTAATGCTGCCCTGACATGACTCGCCTCTGGGCGAGCGTAGCTGGTCGATTAACTCGACAGCTTGCTTCGACTGGGCAGCCCATGGATCGGTCCAAGACTGCATAAGCTGTCTCGCTACAAACACACACGCAAGCAGTGCAATCTCAAACGTGATAAGTGGCGGCACACCCACGCTCAAACACAGCTGCGGGCAGGGGGGAAGGTCGAAAGTTGACAAGGTTAATCTTGATGCACGGGATGGGGCTGATGGCTATGCGGCCGGCTGTGCATCCAGGCCGAGAGGCAATGCAAAGGCAATGCAGCTTGTAGTGGGGCCGACCTCGGACTACACCACCTGACTTACAACAAGGATTGCTTGCGTCGTTTAGGCCCATGCCCGGATCCTAATGCCTAGCTGGACAACTTATCCCCGAGAGACGTCTTGTGAGCTGCGCTGGGCTGCCGGCTCGCTCAAGAGACAAGACATCTGACTCAGAGTTGGTCAAGACTATTCTCGTCGTTGCAGAGGCACTAGGACAGAAGCAACCCCCTTGCCTCACCCATGCCTCAGGGGAAACCAGGGTCCAGTGGGTCAGGGGTTCCTATTGACACAAGCTTACGCATAGTCGCCTTCCCCCCGTCCTTCGCCTGCCTTGTTCCCCctccgctcc
Encoded here:
- the SPBC1773.12 gene encoding putative transcriptional regulatory protein: MRNPDPLGTSDGADLTSIGGDHHLSWIQHNNHLPLSTPLPPTPPQHQQPLGLPLPLPLPPPLLPPPQQPPPRSLESSLQHPSHDPPPTGHAPSPPCLAVASSQPGTVADTLLASPELLVLMNGQPPTPPTANSAMADSMHDSSSSATSDAEARSRPDPIRQPSDKDLPTTAPKKVDVSHFPHYGLKRGMACTFCRRRKLRCSGDRPTCSNCIKYTKVCEYGPPVKEPKPNSRQNSQQSSSSVPRYSIPGPDVLMPSQVLPIQQHGPSGLPSQSGVYNAQAVPQQYNYLMPTATQNDGLGIAGMAGAGFQPSMFQQQSQYVPMMSTPGMMPFGTTGASFTGAQGWLGGEGIVQTQPFDASPHFHQGVLTSEPFDMAQGSLSAQQQQQQLPNSASLSQLPSDTSTPEQAITSQSTDSSTHGGGTTGSKVSSLYRHNASLHYVSDIQSVEGLTERLGEFLFSPNASAISEEEAIKRRKQSSGHSSKDMPVTPGSVSRLRTEYDGLQDVTRTVLLDCFLEHATLFFEMSIPRFRYRMTFSDRRRPNLALLNAMYLWATRISNSPQMVNMEKYFFEQACKALDSSTSSVDRLIDSVRAAMLLAAYSHSSGRHHEGWCLAGLATRLVLSCGLHRIPSCVHRPEQPKNPFLRNRFFLLPPPDDAVELGERIHAFWAVFAIDRCGALATGYSAGIRDEDITTPFGRHLADIASGMVTERDDVTVRDLYKGTASGAENDTHYTKWVKCVAILERSAKLVFLEPEEDSPYALAWNQYSLTVHRDPGQSQPPEYLNQPKYRNPRHYRECLLAVEQLVGQIGEEGVFPVYRKLHAEQDGMEQPNIPSNIVMLHHLITAVHMVLHDINSLGVENTEALRAARKSVQLFRTLPKLPFTDVDAFVVLVWSMISKVLIKEVHRLSLAGDHEGARSVGLEADTVVEEINRIGETMYLARTQARAIEELKNAAFAAGNKDANNPPLAMPQLESFMFPQHM